One window of Mycoplasmopsis gallopavonis genomic DNA carries:
- the trmB gene encoding tRNA (guanosine(46)-N7)-methyltransferase TrmB encodes MRLRHDKNAQENLNKSEFYIKEFPIKLEANNILEIGAGKGEMISQLALHNPDIKFFALEKYPTVANKILRKIENLNLSNLFIITKDALEIPEIFESKIDKIWLTFSDPWPKKAHTKRRLTYQTFLLIYKNLLSENGELWFKTDNDKLFDFSLESLNENNWEIIYQTRDLHNSKYNADNFQTGYEQKWASLGKNINFLIAKPKNEF; translated from the coding sequence ATGAGATTAAGACATGACAAAAATGCTCAGGAAAATTTAAATAAATCTGAGTTTTATATAAAAGAATTTCCAATTAAATTAGAAGCTAATAATATTTTAGAAATTGGTGCAGGTAAAGGCGAAATGATTTCGCAACTAGCCTTGCATAATCCAGATATTAAATTTTTTGCACTCGAAAAATACCCAACAGTTGCAAATAAAATTTTAAGAAAAATCGAGAATTTAAATCTTTCTAATCTTTTTATAATTACCAAAGATGCATTAGAAATACCTGAAATTTTTGAAAGTAAAATCGATAAAATTTGATTAACTTTTAGTGATCCTTGACCTAAAAAAGCTCACACAAAACGAAGATTAACTTATCAAACATTTTTATTAATTTATAAAAATTTATTAAGCGAAAATGGAGAACTTTGATTCAAAACAGATAATGACAAATTATTTGATTTTTCTCTTGAATCATTAAATGAAAACAATTGAGAAATTATTTACCAAACTCGTGATTTGCATAATAGTAAGTATAATGCAGACAACTTTCAAACTGGTTACGAACAAAAATGAGCAAGCCTTGGTAAAAATATAAATTTTTTAATTGCTAAACCTAAAAATGAATTCTAG
- a CDS encoding IS1634 family transposase, translating into MITMIIMYNINMSNYILYKRKNPKGIYIALGISKGYGKGIGNLVGLGYWEEIKEKYSLQNIDDLKPIARLVPVGEDKIEVKTKFFQLLNPTSVETNVKNVGIELIYKVIKELDLFKGLPKTKHKSLEEVLEFIVATRIIQPRSYICQYKNKNDFLHKIDVKKSSIYNYFDTFLEYKNTILVNIYNKMQELTTRNTKLIHFDNTTVYFQSFSRDGLRKRGFSKDGKHDEDQIVVAMAVDNNGIPFHYKVFEGNTGDSKTLVKFLIEMQRIYKTKDTIIVADKGISQNANLRYLEQKGYKYIVQKRIDILGKEDKAFIVNDQGFVQENDYFTKSRFVQSIWAKNKNKKRYSDTFRKQFVYFSPSKQTLDKIKRQNLINKLEKKSINGELPLSALVPEYKKKYMDVDGKTVGRLNIEKIKKVANEDGFYMIETNITNIDSKEANEIYKGQWKVEEGFRTLKSAIEVRPMYVYKDEHIQSHVFLCFLSLIVLKYCIYKLKKFYKDNGEIQKLTMNMFIDALKLITITTKTVNGKVVSEIKNNLDPEHKELNKIYSDFQYVVDGLSL; encoded by the coding sequence ATGATTACAATGATAATAATGTATAATATAAATATGAGTAACTACATTCTGTATAAAAGAAAAAACCCAAAAGGGATTTACATTGCATTAGGAATATCAAAAGGATACGGTAAAGGGATTGGGAATTTAGTTGGATTAGGTTATTGAGAAGAAATTAAAGAAAAATATTCTCTGCAAAACATCGATGATTTAAAACCAATTGCTAGATTGGTTCCTGTTGGAGAAGATAAAATTGAAGTTAAAACCAAATTTTTCCAATTACTTAACCCAACATCTGTCGAAACAAATGTAAAAAACGTTGGTATTGAACTTATTTATAAAGTAATTAAAGAACTAGATTTATTTAAAGGATTACCTAAAACTAAACACAAATCTTTAGAAGAAGTATTAGAATTTATTGTTGCAACAAGAATAATTCAACCAAGAAGTTATATTTGTCAATACAAAAACAAAAATGATTTTTTACATAAGATAGATGTAAAAAAATCTTCAATTTATAACTATTTTGATACTTTTTTAGAATATAAAAATACAATTTTAGTCAATATTTATAACAAAATGCAAGAATTGACAACTAGAAACACAAAATTAATACATTTTGATAATACAACTGTTTATTTTCAAAGTTTTTCAAGAGATGGTTTGAGAAAAAGGGGTTTTTCTAAAGATGGAAAACATGATGAGGATCAAATTGTTGTGGCTATGGCAGTTGATAATAATGGTATTCCTTTTCACTATAAAGTCTTCGAAGGAAATACTGGAGATTCTAAAACTCTTGTGAAATTTTTAATTGAAATGCAAAGAATTTACAAAACAAAAGACACAATAATAGTTGCTGATAAAGGTATTAGTCAAAATGCAAATTTAAGATATTTAGAACAAAAAGGATATAAATATATAGTACAGAAACGTATTGATATTCTTGGAAAAGAAGATAAAGCATTTATAGTAAATGATCAAGGGTTTGTTCAAGAAAATGATTATTTTACTAAATCTAGATTCGTCCAATCTATTTGAGCTAAAAACAAAAATAAAAAAAGATATAGCGATACTTTTAGAAAACAATTTGTCTATTTTAGCCCTTCAAAACAAACTTTAGACAAAATAAAAAGACAAAATCTTATTAATAAATTGGAGAAAAAGTCTATTAACGGTGAATTGCCATTAAGTGCTTTGGTTCCAGAATATAAGAAAAAGTATATGGATGTAGATGGTAAAACAGTCGGAAGACTAAATATCGAAAAAATTAAAAAAGTAGCTAATGAAGATGGCTTTTATATGATTGAAACCAACATAACAAACATAGATTCAAAAGAAGCGAATGAAATATATAAGGGACAATGAAAAGTGGAAGAAGGATTCAGAACCTTGAAATCAGCAATTGAAGTTAGACCGATGTACGTTTATAAAGACGAGCATATTCAATCTCATGTATTTTTATGCTTTTTGTCTCTAATTGTTTTGAAATATTGCATTTATAAATTAAAGAAATTTTATAAAGATAATGGAGAGATCCAAAAACTCACAATGAATATGTTTATAGATGCATTGAAACTTATAACAATCACAACAAAGACTGTGAATGGTAAAGTTGTAAGTGAAATCAAGAATAATTTAGACCCAGAACATAAGGAATTAAACAAAATATATAGTGATTTTCAATATGTAGTGGATGGTCTATCATTGTAA
- a CDS encoding ROK family protein — protein MNNNLKNNFAAVDIGGTNIRFALFDQNGQIILKEKTQTNYHDAQQNMNWIIEHINFHKVNFLALSIPGPSDYTNGIVLKSPNLGPTWENLDIKNLLLNKTNLKDIVFENDANAMAYANHKIHNLDSQTISQFYTISTGFGAGLVIDGKVYHGNKYYAQEIAQLPISRVPFLGKHRLKNPFALELHCSGTGIATKAQFYKIGTEAKEVFQLAKENNVLAQKIIDEAEETLARMFAISAGTIAPHYFFVGGSVALNAKFLIQNAFNKAKEWSDSNHFNEIKLIFDKLGDDSALVGLYHLIKDKN, from the coding sequence ATGAATAATAATTTAAAAAATAACTTTGCTGCCGTAGATATTGGCGGAACCAATATTAGATTTGCTTTATTTGATCAAAATGGTCAAATTATTTTAAAAGAAAAAACTCAAACAAACTATCATGATGCACAGCAAAACATGAATTGAATTATTGAGCATATTAATTTTCATAAAGTAAATTTTCTTGCTCTTTCAATTCCTGGTCCAAGTGATTATACAAACGGAATCGTTTTAAAAAGTCCTAATTTAGGTCCAACATGAGAGAATTTAGATATTAAAAATCTTCTCCTTAACAAAACAAATTTAAAAGATATAGTGTTTGAAAATGATGCTAATGCAATGGCATATGCAAACCACAAAATTCATAATTTAGATTCTCAAACCATTTCTCAGTTTTATACAATTTCAACCGGTTTTGGTGCTGGGTTAGTAATTGATGGTAAAGTTTATCACGGAAATAAATATTATGCTCAAGAAATAGCTCAACTTCCAATTTCCCGAGTGCCTTTTTTAGGAAAGCATCGCTTAAAAAATCCTTTCGCTTTAGAATTGCATTGTTCAGGCACAGGAATAGCAACAAAGGCTCAATTTTATAAAATCGGAACAGAAGCAAAAGAAGTATTTCAATTAGCTAAGGAAAATAATGTTTTAGCTCAAAAAATAATTGATGAAGCCGAAGAAACACTAGCTAGAATGTTTGCAATTTCAGCTGGCACAATTGCTCCCCACTACTTTTTTGTTGGCGGAAGTGTTGCTTTAAATGCTAAATTTCTTATTCAAAACGCTTTTAATAAAGCAAAAGAATGAAGTGATTCAAATCATTTTAATGAAATTAAATTAATTTTTGATAAATTAGGTGATGACAGTGCTTTAGTTGGACTTTATCACTTAATCAAAGATAAGAATTAA
- the thiI gene encoding tRNA uracil 4-sulfurtransferase ThiI encodes MKYDKILIRYGELVLKKKNRKTFINTLTNNITHIVGEKPEVEFDRMYLTYSEQNMKNLDYVFGISSYSPVAVVENNIEEFQKKILEMIDPKAQTFKIQARRNYKKFEFTSDQLNHTLGGFVLKNTKLKVDVHNPDQIFYIEVRHNHAYIFSNYKQGLGGLPVGVSGKVLHLISGGFDSPVAAFNMMKRGLKVDFLTFITPPQTDQRTIDKISTVVKILNRYQVNSNLLIADYSFLMNYIAMVSKESYKITLMRRSFYRIAEMIASKYGQLAISNGDNLGQVASQTLESLSTIGAATNMQILRPLLTFDKNEIINVAKKIKTHDVSIIQANETCELFAPKEPVTKPTIAEATRLEEELSLIPQLEKELLEGKIEVVKFGKKDFLD; translated from the coding sequence ATGAAGTATGACAAAATTTTAATCCGTTATGGAGAACTTGTTCTTAAAAAGAAAAATAGAAAAACTTTTATTAACACTTTAACCAACAATATTACTCATATTGTTGGTGAAAAACCAGAAGTTGAATTCGATCGTATGTATTTAACTTATTCAGAACAAAATATGAAAAATCTTGATTATGTTTTTGGGATTAGCTCATATTCTCCTGTTGCTGTTGTTGAAAATAACATCGAGGAATTTCAAAAGAAAATTTTAGAAATGATCGACCCTAAAGCTCAGACTTTTAAAATTCAAGCTCGTAGAAATTACAAAAAATTCGAATTTACTAGTGATCAATTAAATCACACATTGGGTGGATTTGTTTTAAAAAACACTAAATTAAAAGTTGATGTTCATAATCCTGATCAAATTTTTTACATTGAAGTAAGACATAATCATGCTTATATTTTTTCAAATTACAAACAAGGTCTTGGAGGACTTCCTGTTGGAGTTTCAGGAAAAGTTCTACACTTAATTTCTGGTGGTTTTGATTCTCCTGTTGCCGCCTTCAATATGATGAAAAGAGGTTTAAAAGTAGATTTTTTAACCTTTATTACACCTCCTCAAACTGATCAACGTACAATTGATAAAATTTCAACAGTTGTTAAAATTTTAAATCGTTATCAAGTTAACTCAAATTTATTAATTGCTGATTATTCATTTTTAATGAACTATATTGCTATGGTTTCAAAAGAATCATACAAAATAACATTGATGCGTCGTAGTTTTTATCGAATCGCAGAAATGATTGCAAGTAAATATGGTCAATTAGCAATTAGTAATGGTGATAACCTTGGACAAGTTGCATCGCAAACATTAGAATCACTCTCAACAATCGGAGCAGCCACAAATATGCAAATTCTCCGTCCACTTTTAACTTTTGATAAAAACGAAATTATTAATGTTGCTAAAAAAATTAAAACTCATGATGTTTCAATTATTCAGGCAAACGAAACTTGTGAACTCTTCGCACCAAAAGAACCAGTTACAAAACCAACAATTGCCGAAGCCACAAGATTAGAAGAAGAACTAAGTTTAATCCCTCAACTTGAAAAAGAACTTTTAGAAGGTAAAATAGAAGTTGTAAAATTTGGCAAAAAAGACTTCTTAGATTAA
- a CDS encoding IS3 family transposase has translation MDTTIFRVFIYLGGIMRQLKAHEWLELFGSYEDYKNNLISKNDFELKYYSIRGFSFFDRKFNEAKKYFVFKYNRYNLGMINIESQTGKSSKKGKGSGRPKRQKITPIEIVKKEWEKMPKEQLIEILEIYKDSFDRNNIEVDISKIKKSSLSTRKLGLCFNKSKSTIHNLKTKEQQTRKKSVNTKYDELIIKSFKKNKGLFGRKRLESYIRTKFQIDLNYRTIGRAMRRLNLFCLIRRKKIDREQKNTNVKFIDLVNRDYHGETNQIIATDVTYISAPKDCLNNFVFLSVAIDHKSKFVVNYNLSKRNDLELVMEHMSKIKMDKKWIAHSDHGFQYSSKTYVDLIQKNNGVVSMGRVGNSLDNREAEYFFSILKSECLKLIDITKITFNELKSLIDDFVFWYNNERIQSVLNWKTPQECWGVLVN, from the coding sequence ATGGACACAACCATATTTCGTGTTTTTATATATTTAGGAGGTATTATGAGACAATTAAAAGCACATGAATGATTAGAACTATTCGGTAGTTATGAAGATTACAAAAATAATTTGATATCAAAAAATGATTTTGAACTTAAATATTATTCAATCAGAGGTTTTAGTTTTTTTGATAGAAAATTCAATGAGGCTAAAAAATATTTTGTCTTCAAGTATAACAGATATAATTTAGGAATGATAAATATAGAATCGCAAACAGGTAAATCATCTAAAAAAGGTAAAGGGTCAGGTAGACCAAAAAGGCAAAAAATTACTCCTATTGAAATTGTAAAAAAGGAATGAGAAAAAATGCCTAAGGAACAATTGATTGAAATTTTAGAAATTTATAAAGACTCTTTTGATAGAAATAATATTGAAGTTGATATTTCTAAAATTAAGAAATCTTCACTTTCTACAAGAAAATTGGGCCTATGCTTTAATAAATCTAAGTCAACAATTCACAATCTAAAAACTAAAGAGCAGCAAACAAGAAAAAAATCTGTAAATACTAAATATGATGAATTAATAATTAAGTCATTTAAGAAAAATAAGGGTTTGTTTGGTAGAAAAAGATTGGAAAGTTATATTAGAACAAAATTCCAAATAGATCTAAATTATAGGACTATTGGTAGAGCGATGAGAAGATTAAACTTATTTTGTTTAATCAGAAGAAAGAAAATAGATAGAGAACAAAAGAACACAAACGTAAAATTTATAGATCTTGTTAATCGTGATTATCACGGAGAGACAAACCAAATAATTGCCACTGATGTTACTTATATTTCTGCACCAAAAGATTGCTTAAACAATTTTGTATTTTTATCTGTTGCGATTGATCACAAAAGCAAATTTGTTGTTAATTATAATCTTTCAAAAAGAAATGATTTAGAACTAGTAATGGAACATATGTCTAAAATCAAAATGGATAAAAAATGAATAGCTCATTCTGATCATGGTTTCCAATATTCTTCAAAAACTTATGTAGATTTAATTCAGAAAAACAATGGTGTTGTATCAATGGGTAGAGTAGGAAATTCTTTAGATAATAGAGAAGCAGAATATTTCTTTTCAATTTTAAAATCAGAATGTTTAAAATTAATCGATATTACAAAAATAACTTTTAATGAATTAAAATCACTGATTGATGATTTTGTGTTTTGATACAACAACGAAAGAATTCAATCAGTATTAAATTGAAAAACACCTCAAGAGTGTTGAGGTGTTTTAGTAAATTAA
- a CDS encoding IS1634 family transposase — translation MSYSLCKKKQNGKYYLVLAISKGFKKGYGNQIGLGYWEDIKEKYGLSSIEDIKEIAKKVDTSLDKTVAKEEFFKLLKPTSVKTSIQNIGVDLIYKVIKELDLFSALPKSKHKSLEEVLEFFIATRIILPRSYMSQYKNKSDFINDINVKKSSIYNYLDVIFENKNSVLVNLFQKINEFTNRNNKVFHFDNTTVYFESFTREGIRKNGFSKDGKHNEDQVVIAMAVDENGIPIHYKVFPGNTADGKTMLSFVLELQSIYKIKDIIIVADRGINNNANLRFLEQKGIKYIFQKRLDTLSIGMKKFILEDKHYVFRDEMFWKEQIVESVWNKNRFNGKYRKWCVFFSPGKKTLDKLKRNNFIDKLNKKTVNGELPLSSLVPEYKKKYMDIDGKTVGKLNWEKIKKKESEDGFYIIETNILDLTPEKANEIYRKQWKVEENFRTLKSSLQVRPVFVHNEQHILAHLLLCFIALVVLKYCLYKLKKYYEINGEIQKVTLDLFVDSLRMMTITKKEVNGKVVQEIINDLDENHKENIKIYKDFIACMS, via the coding sequence ATGAGTTACAGTTTATGCAAGAAAAAACAAAATGGAAAATATTATTTAGTTTTAGCTATTTCTAAAGGTTTTAAAAAAGGTTATGGAAATCAGATTGGTCTAGGGTACTGAGAAGATATCAAAGAAAAGTATGGATTATCTTCAATTGAAGATATAAAAGAAATAGCAAAAAAAGTAGATACATCTTTAGATAAAACTGTTGCAAAAGAAGAGTTTTTTAAATTATTAAAACCTACTTCTGTAAAAACAAGTATCCAAAATATTGGAGTTGATTTAATTTATAAAGTTATTAAAGAATTAGATTTATTTTCGGCATTACCAAAAAGTAAACATAAATCGTTAGAAGAGGTTTTGGAATTTTTCATAGCAACTAGAATTATCCTTCCAAGAAGCTATATGTCACAATATAAAAATAAAAGTGATTTTATAAATGATATTAATGTTAAAAAATCATCAATATATAACTATCTTGATGTTATTTTCGAAAATAAGAATTCTGTTTTAGTCAATTTATTTCAAAAAATAAATGAATTCACAAATCGTAATAATAAAGTTTTTCACTTCGATAACACAACAGTTTATTTTGAAAGCTTTACAAGAGAAGGAATAAGAAAAAACGGTTTTTCAAAAGACGGAAAACACAATGAAGATCAAGTAGTCATAGCAATGGCTGTAGATGAAAACGGAATACCAATACACTATAAAGTGTTCCCAGGTAACACGGCTGATGGTAAAACAATGTTATCCTTCGTTTTAGAACTTCAATCAATCTATAAAATAAAGGATATTATAATAGTTGCAGATCGTGGAATAAATAACAATGCAAACTTACGTTTCCTAGAACAAAAAGGAATTAAATATATATTCCAAAAAAGATTAGATACATTAAGTATTGGGATGAAAAAATTCATTCTTGAGGACAAACATTATGTTTTTAGAGATGAAATGTTTTGGAAAGAACAAATTGTTGAATCTGTTTGAAACAAAAATAGATTTAATGGTAAATACAGAAAATGATGTGTGTTTTTCAGTCCTGGGAAAAAGACTTTAGATAAATTAAAAAGAAATAATTTTATTGATAAATTGAATAAGAAAACTGTAAATGGAGAACTCCCACTTAGTTCTTTAGTTCCAGAATATAAAAAGAAATACATGGACATTGATGGCAAAACAGTGGGTAAATTAAATTGAGAGAAAATTAAGAAAAAAGAATCTGAAGATGGTTTTTACATTATTGAAACCAATATTTTAGATTTAACACCAGAAAAAGCTAATGAAATTTACAGAAAACAATGAAAAGTAGAAGAAAATTTCAGAACATTAAAATCTTCTTTACAAGTTAGACCTGTTTTTGTTCATAATGAACAGCATATACTTGCACATCTTTTATTATGTTTCATTGCTCTTGTTGTTTTAAAATACTGTCTTTATAAATTAAAGAAATATTATGAAATCAATGGAGAAATACAAAAAGTGACGTTAGATTTATTTGTGGATTCATTAAGAATGATGACTATAACAAAAAAAGAAGTAAATGGAAAAGTGGTACAAGAAATAATTAATGATTTGGATGAAAACCACAAAGAAAATATAAAAATTTATAAAGATTTTATCGCATGTATGAGTTAA
- a CDS encoding coiled-coil domain-containing protein — protein sequence MTKKLKYTLATLLSFFSLGIIAISSTAGVFVSAKIHKKSKMINYLKNNLVDLEFNKKELETQIQNFKVSLSENEAKMQKICFELENEKTNLKNLKNKLLLYENGEAHEANEENKENLVSQIQAKQNQINDLENQLNLEKQKNTELLKKFKQKEQENLELVEKIKNLIASQNAKVHELETQIQSFTLSKDEKTNLIKQKSNEILNLQNSLNSKNTELVQLKTKISNLERSFNNIQNDRNGEKEKFIHLNLQLRNSYKKFIATINSEKETYIKLINQVFITKEFLNSNNFHEESESFAKILNSSLNVEKFKKLLNGEVLLFEHIDPNLRFQISHHFKEFDSLANEDSEIWKVFWNYSDDQYKNYFINNDNLQKIEKVNLLVEKLTNLIDVNLKSLKEAFTVILKIYQAQKNGLLNYLDKEEQKLKSLIGTNQNINFDLRENYRKIKTGILGEINLKLSKLEELIKLKDQKLIEYVGSTDLSLIVDQEGNGAKDNSLISNLRKKAKIKESENQRLLDSLKNKNAELQKSQTKILELSKEIEKEKQILINKESEINSFREQIRSKNQEIEILKSQLKNKDNSISDLEKEKQKALNEVKYWKDNYLVAEKNSQKLNLELERTKNKLQFLTGSSDREFNVGIYGENAKSGSYIYNLNHQIQIKEKNLETLKKEKLEKEQELNKLLELLNKLNIKSLNFGIVTQLENPKVFYEAGYAWDALRDRFNKFKREGYETRALDSNLLAFDKYYPDNQKGLSYNGSDYYNNPPKNPERTYFEAKVIKGDFGIYTSPRGKWLTDYFCKKVIFNLNADDICDKNAYNDVNFNTKIVLANLFKDQDVFKGTLKELEEKINSFNYSMEANHGVYQHYQYLNHQKYKVKQLISYANSYRSFIFRESEIEIDWVPYIKLVKPSSAWTKLELSYYMIPISIINRAYNDIRSTYNFDLIAQNPIPDIVYLFKNNWKKMTGGELDNSSLTYEEIYNFYEGKVILGNSIVLPDLKLEVPRLMVIRNF from the coding sequence ATGACCAAAAAACTCAAATATACATTAGCCACTCTACTTTCTTTTTTTAGTTTAGGAATAATTGCTATAAGTTCAACTGCTGGTGTTTTTGTATCCGCTAAAATTCATAAGAAAAGTAAAATGATTAATTATTTAAAAAATAATTTAGTAGATCTTGAATTTAATAAGAAAGAATTAGAAACACAAATCCAAAATTTCAAAGTTAGTCTTTCTGAAAATGAAGCAAAAATGCAAAAAATCTGTTTTGAACTTGAAAATGAGAAAACAAATTTAAAAAATTTAAAAAATAAATTACTTTTATATGAAAATGGAGAAGCCCATGAAGCTAATGAAGAAAACAAAGAGAATTTAGTTTCGCAAATTCAAGCAAAACAAAATCAAATTAACGATCTTGAAAATCAATTAAATCTTGAAAAACAAAAAAATACTGAACTTTTAAAGAAATTCAAACAAAAAGAACAAGAAAATTTAGAACTAGTTGAAAAAATTAAAAACTTAATTGCTTCTCAAAATGCAAAAGTGCATGAATTAGAAACTCAAATTCAAAGCTTTACTTTGAGCAAAGATGAAAAAACAAATTTAATTAAGCAAAAATCTAATGAAATACTTAATTTACAAAATTCTTTAAATTCTAAAAATACCGAATTAGTTCAATTGAAAACAAAGATCTCAAATTTAGAGAGATCATTTAATAATATTCAAAATGATAGAAATGGAGAAAAGGAAAAATTTATTCATTTAAATCTTCAATTAAGAAATAGTTATAAGAAATTTATTGCAACTATTAATTCCGAAAAAGAAACTTATATCAAACTCATTAATCAAGTTTTTATAACAAAAGAATTTTTGAATTCAAATAATTTTCATGAAGAAAGCGAATCTTTTGCAAAGATCTTAAATTCTAGTTTAAATGTTGAAAAATTTAAAAAACTTCTTAACGGTGAGGTTCTACTTTTTGAACATATCGATCCAAATCTGCGTTTTCAAATAAGTCATCATTTTAAAGAGTTTGATAGTTTAGCAAATGAAGATAGTGAAATCTGAAAGGTATTTTGAAATTATAGTGATGATCAATATAAAAATTATTTTATTAATAATGATAATTTGCAAAAAATCGAAAAAGTAAATTTATTAGTAGAAAAATTAACTAATTTAATTGATGTAAATCTAAAGAGCTTAAAAGAAGCATTTACTGTTATTTTAAAAATTTATCAAGCTCAAAAAAATGGATTATTAAATTATTTAGACAAAGAAGAACAAAAATTAAAGAGTCTAATTGGGACAAATCAAAATATTAATTTTGATTTAAGAGAAAATTATAGAAAAATTAAAACAGGAATTTTAGGAGAAATAAATTTAAAGCTTTCTAAATTAGAAGAGTTAATTAAATTAAAAGACCAAAAGCTAATTGAATATGTGGGTAGTACAGATCTTTCTTTGATTGTTGATCAAGAAGGTAATGGAGCTAAAGATAATTCACTGATTTCTAATTTAAGAAAAAAAGCAAAAATTAAAGAAAGTGAAAATCAAAGATTATTAGATTCTTTAAAGAACAAAAATGCTGAATTGCAAAAATCTCAAACCAAAATTTTGGAGCTTAGTAAAGAAATTGAAAAAGAAAAACAAATTCTTATCAACAAAGAAAGCGAAATTAATTCATTTAGAGAGCAAATTAGAAGTAAAAATCAAGAAATAGAAATTTTAAAAAGCCAATTAAAGAATAAAGATAATTCTATTTCTGATCTTGAAAAAGAAAAACAAAAAGCTCTTAATGAAGTAAAGTATTGAAAAGATAATTATTTAGTAGCAGAAAAAAATTCTCAAAAATTAAATTTAGAACTGGAACGCACAAAAAATAAATTACAGTTTTTAACCGGCTCTAGTGATAGAGAATTCAATGTAGGGATTTATGGCGAAAATGCTAAATCAGGTTCATATATTTATAACTTAAATCATCAAATTCAAATTAAAGAAAAAAATTTAGAAACTCTAAAAAAAGAAAAGTTGGAAAAAGAACAAGAATTAAATAAACTTTTAGAACTTCTTAATAAATTAAATATTAAATCCTTAAACTTTGGAATTGTGACTCAATTAGAAAATCCAAAAGTTTTTTATGAAGCAGGTTATGCCTGAGATGCACTTCGTGATAGATTTAATAAGTTTAAAAGAGAAGGATATGAAACAAGAGCACTAGATAGTAATTTGCTAGCATTTGATAAATATTATCCTGATAATCAAAAAGGCTTATCATATAATGGTTCCGATTATTATAACAATCCACCCAAAAACCCAGAGCGAACATATTTTGAAGCGAAAGTTATTAAAGGTGATTTTGGAATTTATACCTCCCCAAGAGGTAAATGATTAACTGATTATTTTTGTAAGAAAGTTATTTTTAATTTAAATGCTGATGATATTTGCGATAAAAACGCTTATAATGATGTCAATTTTAATACAAAGATTGTTTTAGCTAATTTATTCAAAGATCAAGATGTTTTTAAGGGAACTTTAAAAGAATTAGAAGAAAAAATTAATTCATTTAATTATTCAATGGAAGCTAATCATGGTGTTTATCAACATTATCAATATCTCAATCATCAAAAATACAAGGTAAAACAATTAATTAGTTATGCTAATAGTTATCGAAGTTTTATTTTTAGAGAAAGCGAAATAGAAATTGACTGAGTACCTTATATTAAACTGGTTAAACCTTCAAGTGCATGAACTAAATTAGAATTATCTTACTATATGATTCCAATTTCCATTATAAATAGAGCCTATAATGATATTCGTTCAACTTATAATTTTGATTTAATTGCTCAAAATCCAATACCAGATATTGTTTATTTATTTAAAAATAATTGAAAGAAAATGACAGGTGGAGAATTAGACAATTCAAGTTTAACTTATGAAGAAATTTATAATTTTTATGAAGGAAAAGTTATTTTAGGAAATTCAATTGTTTTACCTGATTTAAAATTAGAGGTACCTAGATTAATGGTTATTCGCAATTTCTAA